The sequence CAACATGTCCTTCGGGGTCGGGGCGGTGAGCCTGCCGTTCGCCGTAGGCGCGCTGGTCGCAAAACTGGGCTTTCCGGCCCTGATCCTGCTGATCACATTGTGCTGTATGATACCGGCGGTTTTGTTCGGGTTCACAACTTTTCCTCTGCCGCGCGAGGGAGCGCGTTTCCGTCTGGCCGAAAGCGGTAAGGCCCTGTCCGACCCTCTGGTGATTCAACTGGCCCTTTGCTTTTTCCTCTACGTGGGGCTGGAGTCATGCCTGGGCGCCTGGAGCCGTCCCACGGTCCGGGCGCTCTGGGGAGTGGGCGCGCCGCACGACCAGTTGATCCTATCCGGCTACTGGGGTTCCCTGGCCCTTGGGCGCAGCGTGGCCGGGACCGTTCTGCGGCGGGTCCCCAGCCAGACCCTGGTGATCTGGGCCTGCCTGGGGGCCTGCCTGGGCCTGGCCGGGTTCAGCCACGCCCCCAACCTGGCCGTGGCCTGCGCCTCGCTCTGGCTGACCGGGATGTGTTTCGCGCCGATCTTTCCCAGCAGCCTGGGGACCACCGGCAGCGTGTTCAAGCGCTACACCGGCACTATCTTTTCGGTAGTGATCGCCGCTGGCACTCTGGGCCAGACCATCCTGACCCCGGCAGTGGGACGGGTGGCGCGCAATTTCTCCTTCGGGACCGGGATGCGCGTGGCCCTGGTGCTCTGCCTGCTCCTGGCCGGCCTGCAGATCGCTGTGGGCAGGCAGTTGCGGCGACGACGGGCGGTGGCGGCGGCGACTTTGGACAAGACCGTCTGAAAGCTGTAGGAAGCGTTTTTCATAATAACCCTGAGGTGGGAGGCACGGAAAATGGAATCGATCACACGCAGGAATTTCATCGGCACATCGCTGGCCCTGGGCGGAGCGGCCCTGGCCACTTCCGGCGCTTTGAGTCCCACGGCCCTGGAGGCGGCGGCCGCCGGCGCGGAGCCCAAGTTCAAGATTTCACTGGCCGCCTGGTCGCTGCACCGCACGTTCGGCAAGGACTGGAAGAACATCGACCTGCCCCGGATCGCCCGCGAGCGCTTCGACATCGACGGCGTCGAGTTCGTCAACAGCTTCTTCGAGCTGCCCCGCATCGATTACCTCAACGACCTGAAAAAGCAGGCCTCCGACCACAACGTCACCCTGGTGCTGATCATGTGCGACGGCGAGGGCGACATGTCGAGCCCCGACAAGTCCGAGCGCATGCAGGCCGCGATCAACCACCGCAAGTGGGTGGACATCGCCCATTACCTGGGCTGCCACGCCATCCGCTGCAACGCCGGCGGCTGGAACAGCAAGCTCCCGGCTGCCGAGCTGGTCAAGAACGCCAGCGAGAGTTTCCGCGCCCTTTGCGACTACGCCCAGGAATCCGGGATCGAGATCACGATCGAAAACCACGGCGGCTACTCCTCCGACCCGGACAACCTCATCCCGCTGGTCAAGGCCGTCGACCACCCGCTGATGGGCCTGCTGCCCGACTGGGGCAATTTCCCGGAGGGCGTGGACAAGTACGCGGCCGTGGAGAAAATGCTGCCCTACGCCAAGGCCATGAGCGCCAAGTGCCACAACTTCGGGCCGGATGACAGCCACCCCGAGTTCGACCTGCGGCGCATGACCCAGGTTGTCCTGAAAGGCGGCTACCACGGTTTCATCGGCATCGAGTTCGAGGGCGATGTCCCCAAGGACGAGAACGAGGGAGTCAAGGCCTGCAAGCGCGTGCTGATGAGCCAGATCTGAGACCTGTTCTATCCCGGACCGGGCCGCGCGGAATGACCGGATCGTCCGCGCGGCCCACCGAGGCCACGACCATCCACCGCAAGGACAAAACGCTATCATGCTCGCCGAGAGCCTTTGCCCGGCCATCACCAGTGACAGGATCGACGAATGCCGGGATTTCTATGTCCGCTGCCTGGGGGCGCGGGTCGCTTTCGACTGCGGCTGGTACATCCATCTTCTGTTCGGCAGCCCGGCCGCGAGCGTGGCGTTCATGTCTCCCCGCGGTGAGCAGACTCCGGTGTTGAACCCGTCCGGCCTGACCCTGAACTTCCAGGTGCAGGACGTGGACGCCGAATACCGTCGGCTGACCGGGCTGGGACTGAGCGGCCTGAGCGCACCCGAGGACCATCCCTGGGGCGACCGCAGTTTCAGCCTGCGCGACCCGAACGGGATCGAGCTGTGCCTCTATATGGATATCGAACCGAGCGCAGAGTACAAGGAGTTCTACCGCTGAGGGCTCCGGCCTCCGGCCCTGTCCCCCGCCAGGGGACAAGCTTCCCCAGACGGCTTGTCGCGTGCTGTCTCCCTTATGCCACGGGGCGCAACGATGAGACACACTGCTGAACCCGGCCGTTCCCATCTGTCGCTGATCCTGCACATCCTGTTTTTCCTCTCCGGATTCTCGGGCCTGGTGTACGAGGTCCTCTGGACCCGCCGTTTCGGGCTCTCGTTCGGCAACACGACCTACGCCACAACCCTGGTGCTGAGCGCGTTCATGGGCGGTCTGGCCCTGGGCAGCCGCTACCTGGGCCGTCTTGCCGACCGACTGGAGGGCCGCGTCTCGGGCCTTACGCTCTACGGCTGGATGGAGATCGGCGTGGGGGTCTACTGCCTGGGCTTCGAGCGCATCCTGGCGGCCCAGGACAGCCTTTTACTCGCCATTTACCGCGCGTTCGACCCGGGCCGGGCGGCCACCCTGACGCTCAAGTTCGGCCTGGCCTTTCTGATCCTGCTTCTGCCCGCGATCCTGATGGGCGGCACCCTGCCCGTGCTGATAAAGCGACTGGGCGGCGAGCTGCGGCGGGTGGGACAGGTGACCGGCAGCCTCTATTTCATCAACTGCCTGGGTGCGGTGGCGGGCGCCCTGACTGTGGCTTTCTGGCTGGTGCCGGGCTTCGGGGTCTCGTTCAGCTACGCCGCGGCCGCCGCGCTCAATATCGCGGCCGGGGTGGGCGCCCTGGCTCTGCGCACCCGCGCGGACCGTCCGCCGGAAAGCCCGGCCGAAGCCGCCGCTGTCGCCGAGGACCCGGCGGACATGGAGCCGGCCTCCGCGCCGGAGGCCGGCCTGCGCTGGGCCCTGGCCGGAATCTTTGTCAGCGGGCTCACCGCCATGCTCTACCAGGTGGCCTGGGTGCGTCTGCTCTCGCTGGTGCTGGGCTCCTCCACCTACTCGTTCGCCCTGATGGTGGCGGCGTTCATCAGCGGGATCGCCCTGGGCAGCCTGCTCGTGGCCCGCTTTATGACGCGTATCCGCAGCGCCGCGGCCCTGTTCGGCCTCTGCCAGACCGGGATCGGCCTGGCCGTGCTGGCCATGCTCCCCACCTACAGCCGTCTGCCCCTGTTTTTCCTGGCCAGCCGGGCCGCGATCAATTTCGGCTACGGGGCGCACGAAATCTTTAAATACGTAGTCTGCCTGGGCGTGATGCTCGTGCCCACCACCCTGTTCGGGATGGGTTTCCCCCTGGTGAGCCGTCTGGCCGCGCTCTCGACACGCGGCCTGGCCGGGCGGATCGGGAATGTCTACGCCCTGAACACGGCGGGCAATATCCTGGGCGCGGCGCTGGGCGGGCTGGCGCTCATTCCGCTTTTGGGCCTCAAGGCCACCCTGGAGACTGCGGTGACGCTGAACCTGTTGGCCGGAGCGACAATCCTTCTTGCCCTGGGCCCGGAGCGCCGTCAGCTCGCACGCCGGGCGCTGATAGTCAGCGCGGCCGGGGCCGCTCTTTACCTGGGCCTCGCCCCAGGCTGGGACCGGCAGCTGCTCACCAGCGGGGTCTACCGTATCCATTCCGTGGGCGCGGATGCCGCCGCGCACCTGGCCGCAGCCAGCCGCCGCGAGCTGCTGTTCTACCGTGAGGGCGTCTCGGCGGTGGTCACGGTGGAGCGCAGCGACTCGCTCACCTCGCTGACCGTGAACGGCAAGACCGACGCCTCCACCGGGCTGGACATGCCGACCCAGCTGCTGCAGGCGCACCTTCCCATGCTGCTGCACCCGGCCCCGCGGCGGGTGCTGGTGATCGGCGCGGGCAGCGGCGTGACTTGTGGCGCGGCCCTGGCCCACCCCGAGCTGCAACAGCTTGTCTGCGTGGAGATTTCACCCGAGGTGCTCGAAGCGAGCCGTCTGTTCGCCCCCTGGAACCGCCGCTACTGGGAGGACCCGCGGGTGCGCACCGTGGTGGAGGACGGACGCGAGTTCGTGTTCCGCGGGCCGGAACAGTTCGAGGTCATCACCAGCGAGCCCTCCAACCCCTGGATCGCCGGGATCGGCAACCTCTACACCCGCGAATTCTACTCCTGCTGCCGCGCCCGCCTGACCGCCGAGGGCGTGTTCTGCCAGTGGATACACCTGTACGAGATGGAGGAGGGCGTGCTGAAGACCATCCTGCGCACGTTCCTCGAGGCTTTCCCCCAGGCCGTGGCGTTCAGCTCGGTGGAGAATAACGACCTGCTGCTTATCGGCACGGCCGGGCCGCTGAGTGTGGATTTCGCGGACCTCCAGCGGCGGATGGCGCAGCCGGAGGTGGCCGCGGATTTGAAAGCCATCGGCCTGGAGCGGCCGTTTGTCCTGCTCACCACCCAGGTGTTCGACAACCCGGCCCTCCGGCGCTGGGCCGGGATCGGGCCGCTCAACACGGACAATTTCCCGCGGGTGGAGTACCTGGCCCCGCGCGGGTTTTTCCTGGCCGAGCGGGTGGTCCTGCCCGAGCGGGACCGCCTGAGCCCGCAGGGCTCCACACTTCTACGGCAATGGTTGAAAGATCACACGCCGCAGGTGAAGGATTTCCTGGGTCTGGCGCGCTACCAGAGCCGCAGCGGCTACACCGGAATGATGTACGCGGCGCTGCAGGATGCCCTGGCCCTGGAGCCGCGCGACCCCGAGGCCCTGGAGCTCATGGCCCGCCTGTTGACCGGGCGGAAGAAATACGCCGAGGCCGCGGCTGTGCTGGACAGCCTCAACGCCACCGCCGCGCTGAGCGCAGCCGGGATGCTCAACCTGCGCTTCCCGGTGGCCCTGGCCCTGGATGAGCGCAGCGCCGCCTCGTTCGTGCACCCGCCGGATTTCTCGCTCTCGCTGGCGATCAAGACCGCCTTGACCGAGTTGGAGCCCACGCGCAGCCTGCACCGTTTCGACCTGGGGGACATCCTCTGCCGCCTGGAGGACTACCCCCGGGCCGAGGCGCAGTTCGATCTGGCCCTCCAGTTGCGTGAGGCCGACACCGACCCGTCGGCCCCCGACCGAGCGATCCTTTTTCAGCGGGCCGGGCAGGCCGCCCTGGATGCCGGTGCGTTCGACCGGGCGGCGGCCTGGTTCGCCCGCTACGCGCGGGAATTCCCGGACGATCCGCTCGGGCCGGCCATGCAGCGCCTGGTGATCCTCGAACGCCTGGGCGCCTCCGGCCAGACTGTGGATGCCACCACGCTGCGCAAAGCCCTGGGGGATTGAGAGCAACCGGTTGTTTCGCTCAGGGCAGTCGCCATCCAGCATGAACGGACCTTCGCGAGAGTCAGGCTCAAGCGCCTCCCCCTTTGGCAAGGGGGATCGATGGGGATTTATTCCTTTAAATCGGGCACGGCATGCCGTGCCCCTACACCAGAAGGCCTCGCCTTTCGTAGGGGCGAACCTTGTGTTCGCCCGGCATTTTTCCAGCCTGGGGATATGCGCCATTCGCCGCCGACTGTGCCGCTTTCAGCCGAAACTCCGGCCAAAGAGGGTCCCGAAATCCTGTTGTCTTGACAAATACAGCTAAAAAAGCCCGAAAATCCAGTGGCTGAAATGCAAAATCCAATTTTTCTTTCAAAATGCACGCGGCTGTGATAGAATTTTTTCAGACTGAAAGAGCGGTCTCCGTCTCTACCGCCCGTGGATCAAGGCTCGCGGAACGGGATTGAAAATGGTCTGAGAATTGCTTTATCCATAGACGTGGTTTTTGCGCCCCTTAACCCCAACCAAGGAGTTCATATGACAAAAATCCGTTCCAACCAGGGTTTCACCCTGATCGAACTGCTGATCGTGGTGGTGATTATCGGCATCCTGGCAACGATCCTGATCTCCAAGTTCACCGGGGCTAAGGACTCGGCCTACCTGGCGCATTCCAACACCATGGCCGAGGCGGTCAAGACAGCGGCCCTCAGCTACAGCACCTCACGTATCGACGGCGCCGCTCCGACCAAGATCAGCCAGTTGCAAAAGATCAATCCCGATATCGCCGCCACGGTCAACAACATGAAACTGACCATCAACGGCAGTGTCCTGACCATCGACAACACCAAGATCACCGAGAGCACCAAGGCTCAGGTGAACCTCAAGACAGGCGCGGTCACCCCGGCCTCACTGGTCGAGTAACAGCCAGTACGGTTCTTCCCGCGTGACGGGAGGACACAGATCTTCCTGCGAGAACAATTCGGCCAGGGGATTGTGTCCTCCTTTTTTTTTCTGGGCGCTATTGAGATTGACTCTACGGCGGCAAAGCTGGTAAAATCAAAAAGGGAAAGGTTTTATTCTTTTCTGCCGGTTTTCCTTGTGACAAGGAATCTCAAAGACGCCTTCTGTTTTCGTTTCGGTGAAAGCAGAATGGAGATTTCTAATTTCCTTAATTCAGGATGGTTTCCGGCAAAACCGGGCGGCTCAACTACTGCGGACAGAACGCCGATGCACGCCGAGCGCGGATTCACCATAATCGAGCTGATGCTGGTCATCACGATCCTGGCCATAGTCATCACTGCGGGCGCGCCGCGCTTTTCGTATTTCATCCAGGAGGTGCGGCTGAAAAACAGTGCGCGCCAGGTGGCGGTCTCGTTCCAGACCGCGCGGCTCAAGGCGATCAACGGCAACCGCCGCTGCTTCATCGATTTCGCGCCCGCCGGCCTTACCCCGGCCGACAGTTTCTACACCATGTGGCTGGACATGGACGGCAACCAGACGCGCGGCACGGGCGAGATCGACAGCGTGCGCCTGGCCATGCCGGAGTCCAAGGCCGGCATCCGCGGCTGGCGTATCTCGCGGGATGCGCGTTTCGGTGCGAGCGGCGTGGCCGGCGGCCCGGAGGGCCGCACCCTTCCGGGGGACGGGGTCGATTTCGGCGGCGCCGACCGGGTGGGGTTCAGCTCCCGCGGCGAGGCCACCGCTCCCGGAGCCGTGTACCTGTGCGGGCCCTCCGGCTCCAACTACGCCATAACCGTGGGCAACCTGGGCAGCGTGCGTCTGTGGCGCTGGGAGAGTGGGCAATGGAAGTGAGGGCGCGATACCTGTCCGACCGGCGGGGCTTTTCGCTGGTGGAGGTGATGCTGGCGCTGATGATCGGCGCGGTGGGCCTTCTGGCCCTGGCCGGCATGCTGGCCAATGTCATGCGCACCAACCGCGCCGCCACCGACATCTCGATCGCCACCGCCCTGGCGCGCCAGAAAATCGAGCAGATCAAGCTGACCGACTACACCCAGGTGCACAGCCAGACCGAGAGCAGCCTGGATCAGAACGGCGCCGCCACGGGCGGCAAGTTCACCCGGGTGACCACGGTGACCGAGAACGCCGCCGGCTACAACACCAAGACCGTGAGCGTGGCCGTGTTTTTCAGCCCCAGCCTGAGCGACACTCTCAAGCGGGCGGTGATCACCACGATCATCTACCCCTGACCCGGACCGAGCACGATGCGCCCACGCCTGGACAAAGCTGCGCCGGGTTTCAGCCTGATCGAGATGCTGATCGGCCTGACCATCACCATGCTGATCGTGGGCGCGTTCATCAACCTCCTGATCAACCAGAACCGCTCCTACAGCAGCGAGAGCCTGCGCCAGGAGATGAACCTCAACGGCCGGATCGGCCTGGACGAGGTCGAGCGCGAGGCCATGAACGCCGGCACCGGGCTGCCCGGGCTGTTCTCCGCGGTGCAGGTGCGTAACGGCGGCGCGACTCTGCCCGACACGATCACGTTCCTCTACGTGCCCCAGACCGCGATCCACCTGCGTTTCGCCACCAGCCCGCCGCCCAACGCCAGCGCCAACAGCCTCAAGCTCTCCAGCGACTCGGACGTGGGCGACCTGGTGGTGGGCGACCAGCTCATCA is a genomic window of bacterium containing:
- a CDS encoding sugar phosphate isomerase/epimerase; translation: MESITRRNFIGTSLALGGAALATSGALSPTALEAAAAGAEPKFKISLAAWSLHRTFGKDWKNIDLPRIARERFDIDGVEFVNSFFELPRIDYLNDLKKQASDHNVTLVLIMCDGEGDMSSPDKSERMQAAINHRKWVDIAHYLGCHAIRCNAGGWNSKLPAAELVKNASESFRALCDYAQESGIEITIENHGGYSSDPDNLIPLVKAVDHPLMGLLPDWGNFPEGVDKYAAVEKMLPYAKAMSAKCHNFGPDDSHPEFDLRRMTQVVLKGGYHGFIGIEFEGDVPKDENEGVKACKRVLMSQI
- a CDS encoding GspH/FimT family pseudopilin, which codes for MHAERGFTIIELMLVITILAIVITAGAPRFSYFIQEVRLKNSARQVAVSFQTARLKAINGNRRCFIDFAPAGLTPADSFYTMWLDMDGNQTRGTGEIDSVRLAMPESKAGIRGWRISRDARFGASGVAGGPEGRTLPGDGVDFGGADRVGFSSRGEATAPGAVYLCGPSGSNYAITVGNLGSVRLWRWESGQWK
- a CDS encoding prepilin-type N-terminal cleavage/methylation domain-containing protein; its protein translation is MEVRARYLSDRRGFSLVEVMLALMIGAVGLLALAGMLANVMRTNRAATDISIATALARQKIEQIKLTDYTQVHSQTESSLDQNGAATGGKFTRVTTVTENAAGYNTKTVSVAVFFSPSLSDTLKRAVITTIIYP
- a CDS encoding prepilin-type N-terminal cleavage/methylation domain-containing protein; translated protein: MTKIRSNQGFTLIELLIVVVIIGILATILISKFTGAKDSAYLAHSNTMAEAVKTAALSYSTSRIDGAAPTKISQLQKINPDIAATVNNMKLTINGSVLTIDNTKITESTKAQVNLKTGAVTPASLVE
- a CDS encoding fused MFS/spermidine synthase — translated: MRHTAEPGRSHLSLILHILFFLSGFSGLVYEVLWTRRFGLSFGNTTYATTLVLSAFMGGLALGSRYLGRLADRLEGRVSGLTLYGWMEIGVGVYCLGFERILAAQDSLLLAIYRAFDPGRAATLTLKFGLAFLILLLPAILMGGTLPVLIKRLGGELRRVGQVTGSLYFINCLGAVAGALTVAFWLVPGFGVSFSYAAAAALNIAAGVGALALRTRADRPPESPAEAAAVAEDPADMEPASAPEAGLRWALAGIFVSGLTAMLYQVAWVRLLSLVLGSSTYSFALMVAAFISGIALGSLLVARFMTRIRSAAALFGLCQTGIGLAVLAMLPTYSRLPLFFLASRAAINFGYGAHEIFKYVVCLGVMLVPTTLFGMGFPLVSRLAALSTRGLAGRIGNVYALNTAGNILGAALGGLALIPLLGLKATLETAVTLNLLAGATILLALGPERRQLARRALIVSAAGAALYLGLAPGWDRQLLTSGVYRIHSVGADAAAHLAAASRRELLFYREGVSAVVTVERSDSLTSLTVNGKTDASTGLDMPTQLLQAHLPMLLHPAPRRVLVIGAGSGVTCGAALAHPELQQLVCVEISPEVLEASRLFAPWNRRYWEDPRVRTVVEDGREFVFRGPEQFEVITSEPSNPWIAGIGNLYTREFYSCCRARLTAEGVFCQWIHLYEMEEGVLKTILRTFLEAFPQAVAFSSVENNDLLLIGTAGPLSVDFADLQRRMAQPEVAADLKAIGLERPFVLLTTQVFDNPALRRWAGIGPLNTDNFPRVEYLAPRGFFLAERVVLPERDRLSPQGSTLLRQWLKDHTPQVKDFLGLARYQSRSGYTGMMYAALQDALALEPRDPEALELMARLLTGRKKYAEAAAVLDSLNATAALSAAGMLNLRFPVALALDERSAASFVHPPDFSLSLAIKTALTELEPTRSLHRFDLGDILCRLEDYPRAEAQFDLALQLREADTDPSAPDRAILFQRAGQAALDAGAFDRAAAWFARYAREFPDDPLGPAMQRLVILERLGASGQTVDATTLRKALGD
- a CDS encoding MFS transporter, whose protein sequence is MGNVTRGRLTVAACLGFFCNGLSISLIGSSLDFFAARLGTDVTGVGSGFFLPLGIAAISVLFASGPLIDRFGKRALVTAGCLLTGGAMPLLLAAHNLAQAGGAMFVLGAGAGMLTGGINTLVNDDLFPENPGPPLNLVNMSFGVGAVSLPFAVGALVAKLGFPALILLITLCCMIPAVLFGFTTFPLPREGARFRLAESGKALSDPLVIQLALCFFLYVGLESCLGAWSRPTVRALWGVGAPHDQLILSGYWGSLALGRSVAGTVLRRVPSQTLVIWACLGACLGLAGFSHAPNLAVACASLWLTGMCFAPIFPSSLGTTGSVFKRYTGTIFSVVIAAGTLGQTILTPAVGRVARNFSFGTGMRVALVLCLLLAGLQIAVGRQLRRRRAVAAATLDKTV
- a CDS encoding VOC family protein — translated: MLAESLCPAITSDRIDECRDFYVRCLGARVAFDCGWYIHLLFGSPAASVAFMSPRGEQTPVLNPSGLTLNFQVQDVDAEYRRLTGLGLSGLSAPEDHPWGDRSFSLRDPNGIELCLYMDIEPSAEYKEFYR